One Natator depressus isolate rNatDep1 chromosome 6, rNatDep2.hap1, whole genome shotgun sequence DNA window includes the following coding sequences:
- the ERG28 gene encoding ergosterol biosynthetic protein 28 homolog translates to MMSRFLNVLRSWLVMVSIIAMGNTLQSFRDHSFLSEKLYTGTPSLVNGLQARTFGIWTLLSSVIRCCCAIDIRNKTLYHITLLTFLIALGHFLSEVFVYGTAAPTIGVLAPLMVASFSILGMLIGLQYLDVEAVSRNKKKN, encoded by the exons ATGATGAGCCGTTTTCTGAATGTGTTGCGCAGCTGGCTGGTCATGGTATCCATCATTGCAATGGGGAATACACTGCAGAGCTTTCGTGATCACAGCTTCCTCTCCGAGAAGCTGTACACGGGCACACCCAGCCTTG TGAATGGTCTCCAAGCTCGGACCTTTGGCATCTGGACTCTGCTCTCATCAGTGATTCGCTGCTGCTGTGCCATTGACATCCGCAACAAGAC CCTCTATCACATCACACTCTTGACCTTCCTCATagccctgggccacttcctctcTGAAGTGTTTGTGTACGGCACAGCAGCCCCGACGATTGGCGTCCTGGCACCCCTGATGGTGGCAA GTTTCTCCATCCTGGGCATGTTGATTGGGCTGCAATACCTGGACGTGGAAGCAGTGTCACGAAACAAGAAGAAAAACTGA